From the Dryobates pubescens isolate bDryPub1 chromosome 29, bDryPub1.pri, whole genome shotgun sequence genome, one window contains:
- the SLC2A6 gene encoding solute carrier family 2, facilitated glucose transporter member 6 — MEPSAREPLVRTGSSSYQTFPGSTSKRLDKEYLRSLHNERLYLAVFAAVLGNFSFGFALVYPSPVIPALEAHPDPALRLDQHTASWFGSVFTLGAAAGGLSTMLLNDLLGRRLSIMFSAVPSALGLALLAGAQGFPMLLLGRILTGYAGGVTSASIPVYISEISHPGVRGMLGACPQLMAVLGSLILYALGLVLDWRWLAVAGEVPVLIMTILLCFMPSSPRFLLSQGKEGEALRSLCWLRGRHTDYGREYEQIKDSVRKQSQRVSCAEIKDPFIYKPILIAVGMRFLQQLSGVTCILVYLQPIFKKTSVILRAEYDAALVGLVRLFSVAVAAASMDKAGRKILLFVSAGVMLISNLTMGLYVHFEPAALNGTVANETLGSSARLPAEPTNYITLIPLLATMLFIMGYAMGWGPITWLLMSEILPLKARGVASGLCVVVSWLTAFTLTQFFLRVVDSFGLEVPFLFFALICAGNILFTGCCVPETKGSSLEQIESFFRTGRRSFMR, encoded by the exons cccaggcagcaccagCAAGAGGCTCGACAAGGAGTACCTGAG gagcctCCACAACGAGAGGCTCTACCTGGCCGTCTTTGCCGCGGTCCTGGGGAACTTCAGCTTCGGCTTCGCCCTGGTTTATCCCTCCCCTGTGATCCCTGCGCTGGAGGCTCACCCCGACCCGGCCCTCAGGCTGGACCAGCACACAGCATCCTGGTTTGGG TCGGTGTTCACGTTGGGAGCCGCGGCGGGGGGGCTCAGCACCATGCTGCTCAACGACCTCCTGGGCCGCAGGCTGAGCATCATGTTCTCGGCAGTGCCCTcggccctggggctggccctgctggctggcgCCCAGGGCttccccatgctgctgctgggtcgCATCCTGACCGGCTACGCCGGCGGCGTCACCTCCGCCTCCATCCCG GTCTACATCTCTGAGATCTCCCACCCTGGGGTCAGAGGCATGCTGGGGGCTTGTCCCCAGctcatggcagtgctgggctccctcaTCCTCTATGCACTGG gactggTGCTGGACTGGCGCTGGCTGGccgtggcaggggaggtgcctGTGCTCATCATGACCATCCTGCTGTGCTTCATGCCCAGCTCACCTCGGTTCCTGCTCTCCCAGGGCAAGGAGGGAGAGGCCCTGAggtccctgtgctggctgcGGGGCAGGCACACAGACTACGGCCGGGAGTACGAGCAGATCAAGGACAGTGTGAGGAAGCAG AGCCAGAgggtttcctgtgctgagatcaAGGACCCCTTCATCTACAAGCCCATCCTGATAGCAGTGGGCATGaggttcctgcagcagctctccggTGTCACCTGCATCCTCGTGTACCTGCAGCCCATATTCAAGAAGACCTCTGTCATCCtg agagcagagtatGATGCGGCTCTGGTTGGCTtggtcaggctcttctcggtGGCTGTCGCTGCTGCCTCCATGGACAAAGCTGGGAGGAAGATCCTCCTCTTTGTGTCAG CTGGGGTCATGCTGATCTCCAACCTGACCATGGGGCTCTATGTCCACTTCGAGCCAGCTGCTCTGAACGGCACCGTGGCCAACGagaccctgggcagctctgccaggctgcctgctgagccAACAAACTACATCACCCTcatccccctcctggccaccatGCTCTTCATAATGG gttATGCCATGGGCTGGGGCCCCATCACCTGGCTGCTGATGTCCGAGATCCTCCCTCTGAAAGCTCGTGGGGTGGCCTCAGGCCTGTGTGTTGTGGTGAGCTGGCTGACAGCCTTCACCCTCACCCAGTTCTTCCTCCGAGTCGTG GACAGCTTTGGCTTGGAAGTGCCCTTCCTCTTCTTTGCTCTCATCTGTGCTGGGAACATCCTCttcacaggctgctgtgtgccagaaACCAAAGGCAGCTCCCTGGAGCAGATTGAGTCCTTCTTCAGGACTGGCCGCAGGTCCTTCATGAGGTAG